In one window of Leishmania braziliensis MHOM/BR/75/M2904 complete genome, chromosome 8 DNA:
- a CDS encoding cyclopropane-fatty-acyl-phospholipid synthase has product MKTPLDEYPKSEEAALLSRASHMLESHEQVPMPLKGHSDTHSSENGYQVPATAIKEVDQSDGDKTTRVANYGGPRGNGSLFRMSEEEYAKLQKKEAKYFDLAQKILKTCGITIGGEKPYDMVVHNPMLFRRVIRKGSLGLGEAYMEGWWDTRDFYALHELFKRILRSGLEYYFPNNAKDLINIIRAKLFNPQTKSKSRKVGMQHYDIGNEFFRSMLGLRMQYSCAYWEQHVGPAEDHMVKTVSTLDEAQEVKLKMIGEKLRLRPGLEVLDCGCGWGALAAYLSEKYKVKVTGITISEEQREGAAHRVKDDLNVTILKRDYRDVTFDRKFDRIVSVGMFEHVGPKNYHTFFKHMRRLLRDDDPEAILVLHTIGSKTTMKSADQWYLKYIFPGGCLPSVSNIGKNIEKYFVMEDLHNFSFFYGLTLLAWRENFLAHWNNSAESKKCNADVFFRMFYYYLSSSAGAFEARDLQLWQIVLSPKGMPGYARVYRP; this is encoded by the coding sequence ATGAAAACCCCACTCGACGAGTACCCCAAGTCGGAGGAAGCGGCGCTCCTGTCGCGAGCATCGCACATGCTGGAGTCGCATGAGCAGGTGCCGATGCCACTGAAAGGCCACagcgacacacacagcagcgagaATGGCTACCAGGTCCCTGCTACCGCGATCAAGGAAGTCGACCAGAGCGACGGCGACAAAACAACCCGGGTGGCTAACTACGGTGGTCCgcgcggcaacggcagtCTGTTTCGcatgagcgaggaggagtacGCGAAGCTCCAGAAAAAGGAGGCCAAGTACTTTGACCTCGCACAGAAGATCCTGAAGACATGCGGCATCACCATTGGCGGCGAAAAGCCGTACGACATGGTCGTGCACAACCCAATGTTGTTCCGCCGCGTTATCAGGAAGGGTAGTCTTGGCCTCGGTGAGGCGTACATGGAGGGCTGGTGGGACACCCGCGACTTCTATGCCCTGCACGAGCTCTTCAAACGCATCCTGCGGAGTGGGCTCGAGTACTACTTTCCGAATAACGCCAAGGATTTGATCAACATCATCCGCGCGAAGCTATTCAACCCGCAGACCAAGTCGAAGAGTCGCAAGGTGGGCATGCAGCACTACGACATTGGCAATGAGTTCTTTCGCAGCATGCTGGGGCTGCGCATGCAGTACAGCTGCGCGTACTGGGAGCAGCATGTCGGCCCCGCCGAGGACCACATGGTCAAGACTGTGTCGACGCTGgacgaggcgcaggaggtgAAGCTGAAGATGATTGGCGAAAAACTGCGCCTGCGTCCGGGGCTGGAGGTGCTCGACTGCGGCTGTGGATGGGGCGCCCTGGCGGCGTACCTGAGCGAGAAGTACAAGGTGAAGGTAACCGGCATTACGATCTCTGAAGAGCAGCGCGAGGGGGCCGCGCATCGAGTGAAGGACGACCTAAATGTTACCATCCTCAAGCGCGACTACCGCGACGTCACCTTCGACCGCAAGTTTGACCGCATCGTGAGTGTTGGCATGTTTGAGCACGTCGGACCCAAGAACTACCACACCTTTTTCAAGCACATGCGCCGCCTACTGCGCGACGACGACCCGGAGGCGATCTTAGTGCTTCACACCATTGGCAGCAAGACAACCATGAAGAGCGCCGATCAGTGGTACCTCAAGTACATTTTTCCAGGCGGCTGCCTGCCGAGTGTTTCGAACATCGGAAAAAATATCGAGAAGTACTTTGTGATGGAGGACCTGCACAACTTCAGTTTCTTCTACGGGCTGACGCTGCTCGCCTGGCGCGAGAACTTCCTCGCCCACTGGAACAACTCGGCCGAGAGCAAGAAGTGCAATGCAGATGTGTTTTTTCGCATGTTCTACTACTACctgagcagcagtgctggcgCCTTCGAGGCACGTGACCTACAGCTGTGGCAAATTGTTCTGAGCCCGAAGGGAATGCCGGGGTACGCCCGGGTGTACCGGCCGTAA
- a CDS encoding translation initiation factor-like protein → MQRETGRQRRRNVDSGESSSEDEQQTTTTTVQDTVEMAPPVRVRAKAPAAAAVSAPCMRLHTDPTAPQVTAPAPVLPEAANSEGGSDEDALSPVVAQSNELAEEMEAINYDTLTYAALLEIMKRASRPAIEEIMAQREQQVESTMQQQQNQRVERFLDVAAASSAIAATDVNGSSAEDEAAEGYRYNAMLTRLFEALNRNNEGSAMTERNQLPVPILERMGKKKTVIANFGRICDAFHRPMEDVKDFIEKELSIRGNLDSNNALILKFEIRKQTDFDRVLIKYLDEYVKCNSCHRIDTTLTKDGRRLELRCNVCTATRTVTAAGTATFSAQIEKRSRQRAAMIL, encoded by the coding sequence ATGCAGCGTGAGACCGGCCGCCAGCGTCGTCGAAACGTCGACAGcggcgagagcagcagcgaagatgAGCAGCAGACGACGACCACGACGGTGCAAGATACCGTGGAGATGGCGCCGCCAGTTCGCGTGCGCGCTAAGGCacctgccgcggctgcggtgAGCGCGCCGTGCATGAGGCTGCACACCGACCCCACTGCGCCACAGGTGACGGCACCGGCCCCCGTCTTGCCGGAGGCGGCGAACTCGGAGGGTGGCTCGGACGAGGATGCCCTCTCCCCGGTCGTGGCTCAGTCAAACGAGCTTGCCGAGGAAATGGAGGCGATCAACTACGACACGCTCACctacgctgcgctgcttgaGATCATGAAGCGCGCGAGCCGCCCGGCCATTGAGGAGATAATGGCGCAGAGGGAACAGCAGGTGGAATCAacaatgcagcagcagcagaaccAGCGTGTGGAGCGCTTCCTTGACGTTGCGGCGGCCAGCTCGGCTATTGCGGCGACGGATGTGAACGGCAGTAGCGCCGAGGatgaggcggcggagggcTACCGCTACAACGCCATGCTGACGCGCCTGTTCGAGGCGCTGAACCGAAACAACGAGGGCAGCGCCATGACGGAGCGCAACCAACTGCCGGTGCCCATCCTGGAGCGCATGGGTAAAAAGAAGACGGTGATCGCCAACTTCGGCCGCATCTGCGATGCCTTTCATCGACCTATGGAGGACGTGAAGGACTTCATCGAGAAGGAGCTCTCCATCCGCGGCAACCTCGATAGCAACAACGCCCTCATCCTCAAGTTTGAGATACGTAAGCAGACAGACTTTGATCGCGTACTCATCAAGTACCTCGATGAGTACGTCAAGTGTAATTCGTGCCACCGTATTGATACGACGCTCACTAAGGATGGCCGTCGCCTGGAGCTACGCTGTAATGTCTGCACAGCAACGCGCACGGTGACGGCTGCTGGTACAGCCACGTTCAGTGCGCAAATCGAAAAGCGCTCGCGCCAACGCGCCGCCATGATTCTGTGA